A region of Streptomyces cinnamoneus DNA encodes the following proteins:
- a CDS encoding SDR family oxidoreductase: MSGIDGKVVVVTGAGSGIGEATALLLAGRGARLVLGARRTRRLADVAARIEAAGGSAVYQRTDVTRREDLLALVGLAEERFGRLDVLVSNAGAGVISPLDDLRVDEWDQMVDVNLKGVLHGIGAALPVFRARGGGHFVTVASTAAFRVVPSMAVYAATKFAVRALCEGLRQEAGDSLRVTTVSPGIVGTEFAGASTNQRVREEITRTRDRIAIPPEAVAQAVAFAIEQPPTVDVNEIVIRPTAQT; encoded by the coding sequence GTGTCGGGAATCGATGGCAAGGTCGTGGTGGTCACAGGGGCCGGCAGCGGCATCGGAGAGGCGACCGCGCTGCTGCTCGCCGGGCGGGGCGCGCGCCTCGTCCTGGGCGCGCGCCGGACCCGACGGCTCGCGGACGTGGCCGCCCGGATCGAGGCGGCGGGCGGCTCGGCCGTGTACCAGCGCACGGACGTGACGCGGCGGGAGGATCTGCTCGCGCTCGTCGGGCTGGCCGAGGAGCGTTTCGGGCGGCTGGACGTGCTGGTCTCCAACGCCGGTGCCGGGGTCATCTCGCCCCTGGACGATCTGCGCGTGGACGAGTGGGATCAGATGGTGGACGTCAACCTCAAGGGGGTCCTGCACGGCATCGGCGCCGCACTGCCGGTCTTCCGGGCGCGGGGCGGTGGGCACTTCGTCACGGTCGCCTCCACGGCCGCGTTCCGGGTCGTGCCGTCCATGGCGGTCTACGCCGCTACGAAGTTCGCGGTCCGCGCCCTGTGCGAAGGGCTGCGCCAGGAAGCCGGCGACAGCCTGCGGGTGACCACCGTCTCGCCCGGCATCGTCGGGACCGAGTTCGCCGGCGCTTCCACCAACCAGCGGGTCAGAGAGGAGATCACGCGGACCCGGGACCGGATCGCGATCCCGCCGGAGGCCGTCGCCCAGGCGGTCGCGTTCGCGATCGAGCAGCCGCCCACCGTCGATGTGAACGAGATCGTGATCCGTCCCACCGCCCAGACCTGA
- a CDS encoding helix-turn-helix transcriptional regulator, with translation MPKNPHQRRELGAFLRSRRERTTPEQVGLPRSSRRRTPGLRREELALLAGISATWYTYLEQGRDIRASDQVLDALASTLRLDRNERAHLRQLAGHAPAVEIEEPEQLTAAVAAVPLLLQPNPAYVIDGTYDVLSLNPAADELFPHLTSAGDRRANMARWVFLEPAAREVLADWEAEARGLLARLRTLAGRHHDDTRYTTLIDELTAASPEARTWWPRHDVQARHSGRKRLRRPGHGVTTFAYTAFHVAERPEHTLVIYTSEQEATPTGGRAADRA, from the coding sequence GTGCCGAAGAACCCTCACCAACGCCGTGAGCTGGGTGCTTTCCTCCGCAGCCGCAGAGAACGGACCACTCCCGAGCAGGTCGGCCTGCCCCGGAGCTCCCGGCGCCGCACCCCCGGCCTCCGCCGGGAGGAGCTGGCGCTGCTCGCCGGCATCAGCGCCACCTGGTACACGTACCTGGAGCAGGGCCGGGACATCCGCGCCTCGGACCAGGTCCTCGACGCCCTCGCGTCGACGCTGCGGCTCGACCGGAACGAGCGCGCGCATCTGCGCCAACTCGCCGGCCACGCACCGGCCGTGGAGATCGAAGAACCCGAACAGCTCACGGCCGCGGTCGCCGCGGTCCCGCTCCTGCTCCAGCCGAATCCGGCGTACGTCATCGACGGCACCTACGACGTGCTCAGCCTCAACCCGGCGGCCGACGAGCTGTTCCCCCACCTCACCTCGGCGGGGGACCGGCGGGCGAACATGGCCCGCTGGGTGTTCCTCGAACCGGCGGCCCGGGAGGTCCTGGCCGACTGGGAGGCGGAAGCACGCGGCCTGCTCGCCCGGCTGCGGACACTGGCCGGTCGCCACCACGACGACACCCGCTACACCACGCTGATCGACGAGCTCACGGCAGCGAGCCCGGAGGCCCGTACGTGGTGGCCGCGCCACGACGTACAGGCCCGGCACAGCGGCCGCAAGCGGTTGCGACGCCCCGGGCACGGCGTGACCACCTTCGCGTACACGGCTTTCCACGTGGCCGAACGACCGGAACACACATTGGTGATCTACACCAGCGAACAGGAAGCGACCCCCACCGGCGGACGGGCCGCAGACCGCGCCTGA
- a CDS encoding MFS transporter, whose protein sequence is MAVACGLSVAGNYFAQPLLDVIGRDLHMSSAVSALVVTVAQVGYALGLILLVPLGDLLERRRLAVVLCAATAVFLAVTASAVNAAGLLIGTALTGLTSVAAQVVVPYAATLAAPEKRGRTVGTVMAGLLLGILLARTAAGLLSDLGGWRTAYWVNAALMAVMALLLRLALPRLRTRAGLTYPKLLGSTMALFAHEPVLRRKATLGALSFAAFSVLWTALTFLLSGPAYGWSESAIGMLGLLGAAGSLSASVAGRLVDRGLAHRVTGIAACLLLASWALLGLGGPGGALALTALLAGVVVLDAAVQGVHISSQNLVYALRPEARNRLNSAYMTSYFVGGAVGSALTSAVWNAAAWHGVCALGGTISAALVTVWLTEHRAAGRTSSQGTVGV, encoded by the coding sequence ATGGCCGTGGCCTGCGGTCTCTCCGTCGCGGGCAACTACTTCGCGCAGCCGTTGCTGGACGTCATCGGCCGGGACCTGCACATGAGCTCCGCCGTGTCGGCGCTGGTGGTCACCGTCGCCCAGGTCGGGTACGCGCTCGGGCTCATACTCCTCGTCCCCCTCGGGGACCTCCTGGAGCGCCGCCGGCTGGCGGTCGTCCTGTGTGCCGCGACCGCCGTCTTCCTCGCCGTGACGGCGAGCGCGGTCAACGCCGCCGGTCTGCTGATCGGCACCGCCCTCACCGGCCTCACGTCCGTCGCCGCCCAGGTCGTCGTCCCGTACGCGGCCACCCTCGCCGCGCCGGAGAAGCGCGGTCGCACGGTCGGCACGGTGATGGCGGGCCTGCTGCTGGGCATCCTGCTGGCCCGCACCGCCGCGGGACTCCTCTCGGACCTCGGCGGCTGGCGCACCGCCTACTGGGTCAACGCCGCGCTCATGGCCGTCATGGCGCTCCTGCTGCGGCTCGCCCTGCCCCGCCTGCGCACCCGCGCCGGGCTGACGTACCCGAAGCTGCTGGGCTCGACCATGGCGCTCTTCGCCCACGAGCCGGTGCTGCGCCGCAAGGCCACCCTGGGCGCCCTGTCCTTCGCCGCGTTCAGCGTGCTGTGGACGGCGCTCACCTTCCTGCTGTCCGGCCCCGCCTATGGCTGGTCCGAGTCCGCGATCGGAATGCTGGGCCTGCTCGGCGCCGCGGGCTCCCTCTCCGCCTCCGTGGCCGGGCGACTCGTCGACCGGGGGCTGGCCCACCGGGTCACCGGCATCGCGGCATGTCTGCTGCTCGCGTCCTGGGCGCTTCTCGGACTCGGCGGCCCGGGCGGCGCCTTGGCCCTCACCGCGCTGCTCGCGGGCGTCGTCGTGCTCGACGCCGCCGTCCAGGGCGTGCACATCAGCAGCCAGAACCTCGTCTACGCGCTCCGTCCCGAAGCCCGCAACCGCCTCAACTCCGCCTACATGACCTCCTACTTCGTCGGCGGCGCCGTGGGATCGGCCCTCACGTCCGCCGTCTGGAACGCGGCGGCGTGGCACGGGGTGTGCGCCCTGGGCGGCACGATCTCCGCCGCCCTGGTGACGGTGTGGCTGACCGAACACCGTGCCGCCGGCCGTACGTCGTCACAGGGCACCGTCGGTGTCTGA